The Juglans microcarpa x Juglans regia isolate MS1-56 chromosome 2S, Jm3101_v1.0, whole genome shotgun sequence genome has a window encoding:
- the LOC121253193 gene encoding protein BOLA2, which yields MGVTKEQVESSLRAKMNPSQLEVIDTSGGCGASFAIEIVSEKFEGKRLLERHRLVNAALEEEMKEIHALSIKKALTPEQWNQQQQTEKSHPAS from the exons atgggggtGACAAAGGAGCAAGTAGAATCTTCGTTGAGGGCAAAGATGAATCCTTCGCAGCTC GAGGTCATTGATACATCTGGAGG ATGTGGTGCAAGTTTTGCGATTGAAATTGTGTCAGAAAAATTTGAAGGGAAGAGGTTGTTGGAGAGGCATCGGTTGGTGAATGCTGCCctggaagaagaaatgaaagaaattcaTGCTTTATCAATTAAGAAAGCTTTGACCCCAGAGCAGTGGAACCAGCAGCAACAGACTGAAAAATCTCATCCTGCATCTTAG
- the LOC121253268 gene encoding receptor-like protein EIX2 — translation MVRYIYIVLALVAFFLQIPRFCRGATSSLGCKEAERRALVQFKDSLNGSLNRLSSWTGNDCCKWEGLGCNNDTGHVIKLDLRNRVYPDSNGYFIEVSNQLKANAVNPSLLELKYLEHLDLSWNDFMGSPIPTFLGSMQRLRYLNLSNSRFNGVVPDQLGNLHRLHDLDLSSGPSEYDFQLSVRNLQWLSHLSSLRHLDMSWVNLQNASDLAQVLNKLPFLVRLRLSSCGIGNHVNPFNDYVNSTFLEHFDVSVNALQGPIPDIIQHMSALKVLDLSANIFDSKIPVWLANLKSLVHLNLGFNNFSGEIPNALGNLTPLIVLDLSFNSLEGGIPSSLWNLCSLKVLDLTMNRLNETISDPSKNASGCIGSSLEKLSLRWNKVSSPLPDWFSQFSNLKTLDLANNSFYGAIPASYGKLLNLRKLDFSHNRLNGSVPESFGKLSSLEKLLMSTNSLQGTVSELHFTNLSRLEELDMGVNSLALKVNLNWVPPFQLNYINMRSCNIGPQFPNWLQNQERITTLYLSNTSISDALPLWFPNLNFTYLDLSFNQIRGRLPTFSQPASLYMNLYLSSNKFEGPLPTLPYILNRLDLTDNQISGPIPEDIGNMTPTLDNLLLSGNQISGSIPESLCKINTLRVLDLSKNRLSGDIPDCWSNFKILVVLDFSANNLSGVIPSSFGHATSLQSLHLSNNSLEGELPSSLRNCTRMVIFDGGENGLSGNIPRWIGKSMIRLEIFRIRKNKFDGTIPSEICSLTDLQVLDLAQNNLSGTIPPCLGNLRGMITGNGTSDIGIYLWSTTYGENMVQFMKGKQLEYTKTLKYLINMDLSSNTLIGTIPEELTNLVRLRGLNLSNNHLTGKMPAMIGNIRSLESLDFSRNQLSGSIPLSMSALTSLSHLNLSSNDLSGQIPTGNQLQTLDDPSIYTGNPRLCGFPLPKCASAEPPPPRNEGTDEGNLSERDWLYISMSAGYVTGLWGVLGAMMYKKNWRDAYFKFVDDMKEKTISAFKRKASTPSRRRSATTSNRMEWSW, via the exons ATGGTGCGGTACATCTATATCGTCCTAGCTCTGGTTGCtttcttccttcaaatcccACGTTTCTGTCGGGGCGCAACCTCAAGCCTTGGCTGCAAAGAAGCAGAAAGACGGGCTCTTGTACAGTTCAAAGACAGCCTAAACGGCAGCCTGAATCGGCTCTCTTCATGGACAGGCAACGATTGCTGTAAATGGGAAGGACTTGGCTGTAACAACGACACTGGACATGTCATTAAGCTCGACCTCCGAAACCGAGTCTATCCAGACTCGAATGGATACTTCATTGAAGTTTCCAACCAGTTAAAAGCCAACGCTGTCAACCCGTCTTTGTTGGAgttgaaatatttggaacacTTGGACTTGAGCTGGAACGATTTCATGGGAAGCCCGATTCCCACTTTCTTAGGCTCAATGCAAAGACTACGTTATCTTAATCTTTCTAACTCACGCTTCAATGGAGTTGTTCCTGATCAACTTGGCAATCTGCATAGGTTGCATGATCTTGATCTTAGTAGCGGTCCAAGTGAATATGATTTTCAGCTTTCAGTTCGCAACCTTCAATGGCTTTCCCATCTTTCATCTTTGCGGCACCTTGACATGAGCTGGGTGAACCTTCAGAATGCCTCTGACTTGGCTCAGGTACTCAATAAGCTTCCCTTTTTGGTTCGTTTACGCTTGTCATCTTGTGGAATTGGTAATCATGTTAATCCGTTCAATGATTATGTCAATTCCACGTTTCTTGAGCACTTTGATGTTAGTGTCAACGCACTTCAAGGTCCTATCCCTGATATTATCCAGCACATGAGTGCGCTCAAAGTCCTCGACCTTTCAGCCAACATCTTTGATTCTAAAATTCCTGTGTGGTTGGCTAACCTGAAAAGCCTTGTGCATCTCAATCTTGGCTTCAATAACTTCAGTGGTGAAATCCCAAATGCTTTGGGAAACCTCACTCCTCTGATAGTCCTAGACCTGTCTTTCAATTCATTAGAGGGAGGCATACCAAGTTCTTTGTGGAATCTTTGTAGTTTGAAAGTTTTGGATTTAACTATGAACAGATTGAATGAAACAATATCAGACCCTTCTAAAAATGCATCCGGATGCATCGGAAGCAGTCTTGAGAAACTGAGTTTGAGATGGAACAAGGTTAGCAGTCCTTTGCCTGATTGGTTTTCTCAGTTTTCGAATCTAAAAACCCTTGATCTCGCAAACAACTCGTTCTATGGTGCGATTCCAGCTTCATATGGGAAATTGCTTAACTTGAGAAAGCTGGATTTTTCTCATAATCGTTTGAATGGATCAGTTCCAGAATCTTTCGGGAAACTTTCTTCTCTTGAGAAACTACTCATGTCCACCAATTCCTTGCAAGGAACCGTGTCCGAACTCCACTTTACTAACCTTTCAAGATTAGAAGAACTAGACATGGGAGTTAACTCTTTGGCTTTGAAAGTAAATTTAAACTGGGTGCCCCCCTTTCAACTCAATTACATAAACATGAGATCCTGCAATATTGGTCCTCAATTTCCTAATTGGCTTCAAAACCAAGAAAGGATCACCACGTTGTATCTATCCAACACAAGCATCTCGGATGCTCTGCCTCTGTGGTTTCCCAACCTGAATTTTACCTATCTGGACCTATCCTTCAACCAGATCAGGGGCAGGCTGCCAACATTTTCTCAGCCAGCTTCTCTCTACATGAACCTGTATTTGAGTTCCAACAAATTCGAAGGCCCCTTGCCAACTTTACCTTATATTCTGAACAGATTGGATCTCACTGACAACCAAATTTCAGGTCCAATTCCAGAAGATATTGGCAACATGACGCCTACACTCGACAATTTACTTCTCTCTGGTAATCAAATAAGCGGTTCTATACCAGAGTCATTGTGCAAAATAAATACCCTACGAGTTCTGGACCTCTCCAAAAATCGGCTATCTGGTGACATTCCAGATTGTTGGAGCAATTTTAAGATTTTGGTGGTTCTAGATTTTTCTGCCAACAACCTTTCTGGAGTCATCCCAAGTTCATTTGGACATGCAACATCATTGCAGTCCTTGCACTTGAGCAATAATAGTCTCGAAGGAGAGCTGCCATCGTCCTTGAGAAATTGTACAAGAATGGTTATTTTCGATGGCGGTGAAAATGGATTATCTGGAAATATACCTAgatggattggaaagagcatgATCAGGCTTGAAATTTTTCGAATACGAAAAAATAAGTTTGATGGCACTATTCCTTCGGAAATATGCAGCCTCACTGATCTTCAGGTACTTGACCTTGCACAAAATAATCTCTCAGGAACAATCCCTCCTTGTTTGGGGAATTTGAGGGGCATGATTACTGGGAATGGTACTAGTGATATTGGCATATATCTATGGTCAACTACGTACGGAGAAAACATGGTTCAGTTCATGAAAGGGAAGCAGCTCGAGTACACCAAGACGCTGAAGTACCTAATTAACATGGATCTCTCCAGTAATACACTGATAGGAACTATCCCGGAAGAATTAACAAACCTTGTACGATTACGTGGCTTAAACTTGTCCAACAATCATTTGACAGGGAAGATGCCTGCCATGATTGGCAACATAAGGTCATTGGAATCTCTGGACTTCTCAAGAAACCAGCTTTCTGGTTCAATTCCACTAAGCATGTCTGCCCTGACTTCTCTAAGCCATCTCAACTTGTCCTCGAACGACCTGTCTGGACAAATTCCAACAGGCAATCAGCTGCAGACCCTTGATGATCCCTCCATTTACACAGGCAACCCTCGACTCTGTGGCTTTCCACTACCAAAGTGTGCAAGTGCTGAGCCACCTCCGCCCCGCAATGAAGGGACAGATGAAGGAAATCTATCTGAAAGAGACTGGCTTTACATCTCCATGTCTGCAGGTTACGTGACTGGACTATGGGGAGTTCTTGGTGCCATGATGTACAAGAAGAATTGGAGAGATGCTTATTTCAAATTTGTGGATGACATGAAAGAAAAGACTATTTCAGCATTTAAAAGAAAGGCGTCAACCCCAAGTAGAAGAAGGTCCGCTACCACGAGCAACCGCATGGAATGGAGTTG GTAA
- the LOC121253220 gene encoding 50S ribosomal protein L15-like produces the protein MFRRRLASLVSSSILIPSLRTKTIPLPHSLPFPQGSFPSSIVKHNGFIGFEGFRAYSLLSLNDLRDKVPRKQKTRKGRGIGSGKGKTAGRGHKGQKARGSGKLGFEGGQTPLRRRLPKRGFKNPFSLTFQPVGLGKIAKFINGGKIDSSELITMKTLKDIGAIGKQIKDGVRLMGRGAEQIKWPIHLEVSRVTVRAKEAVEAAGGSVRRVYYNKLGFRALLKPEWFEKKGRLLPKAARPPPKQRDKVDSIGRLPAPTKPIPFSVEEREATSSSSA, from the exons ATGTTCAGAAGAAGACTCGCTTCACTCGTCTCCTCCTCAATCCTCATCCCTTCACTTCGCACCAAAACTATTCCCCTACCTCATTCCCTGCCCTTTCCACAAGGATCTTTCCCTAGTTCGATTGTTAAACATAATGGGTTCATAGGTTTTGAGGGTTTTAGGGCTTACAGCCTTCTGAGCCTGAATGACCTAAGGGACAAGGTGCCCAGGAAGCAGAAGACGAGGAAGGGCCGGGGGATTGGGTCAGGGAAGGGTAAGACGGCTGGGAGGGGTCACAAGGGCCAGAAGGCAAGAGGGTCTGGGAAGCTCGGGTTCGAAGGGGGTCAGACCCCGCTTCGCCGACGGTTGCCCAAGCGTGGCTTCAAGAACCCCTTTAGCCTCACTTTTCAG CCGGTAGGGTTGGGAAAAATTGCCAAATTTATAAATGGAGGGAAGATAGATTCGTCTGAACTAATTACAATGAAAACGCTCAAG GATATAGGGGCAATAGGGAAGCAGATAAAAGATGGAGTAAGATTAATGGGGCGTGGTGCTGAACAAATTAAGTGGCCAATTCATCTGGAG GTTTCAAGGGTCACAGTTAGGGCAAAGGAAGCAGTTGAAGCTGCAGGTGGGTCTGTCAGAAGAGTATACTACAACAAATTGGGCTTCAGAGCACTGCTCAAGCCTGAGTGGTTTGAAAAGAAGGGCAGGTTGTTGCCAAAAGCAGCTAGGCCTCCCCCGAAACAAAGGGACAAAGTTGATAGCATTGGCCGATTGCCTGCCCCAACCAAGCCTATTCCATTTTCAGTTGAAGAAAGGGAGGCAACCTCCAGTTCATCTGCATAA
- the LOC121251702 gene encoding NAC domain-containing protein 82-like isoform X1, with product MGKTSRLPPGFRFHPTDVELVMYYLKKKVMRKRFCSEPIAEIDIYKFAPWDLPERSSSRSGDLKWYFFCPVERKYLNGARMNRATEFGYWKTTGKDRPVHYSEELVGLIRTLIFHQGKAPGGQRTNWVLHEYRLEGKYLINNGVQNTHVLCMIFQKDGPGPRNGAQYGAPFKEQDWNDDEENCVEAGPSVCLSTQTRVLPGNCSSSVLAVNSALCGTVSESCLSETMQSDCERLPATCTNDIVSKELPQALGDGDMLPAVLANDDDNILSVFASFMEDATLISNEDNKNEDDWYDDEENCVEAGPSVRLSTPTCVLPGNCSSSVMAVNSALAGTVSESCLSETMRSDCERLPAACTNDIVSKELLQAFGDGDILPAVLVNDDDNVLSVFASFMEDGTVISNENDKDKNLSHGVNHEAAHYFDIYKDLEDLGNTASLSKNEYNFYNGQQAIFSPDLRIGIIDLDPPLDAFPDSHNSILSLKLLYRSGRLY from the exons ATGGGGAAAACATCGCGGCTGCCTCCTGGCTTTCGATTTCATCCAACTGATGTTGAGCTAGTTATGTACTATCTAAAGAAGAAAGTAATGCGGAAAAGATTCTGCTCTGAACCCATTGCAGAGATTGATATATACAAGTTTGCCCCGTGGGATCTTCCTG AAAGGTCAAGTTCGAGAAGTGGTGATCTGAAATGGTACTTCTTTTGTCCGGTGGAGAGAAAATACTTAAATGGGGCCAGAATGAATCGTGCTACTGAATTTGGGTACTGGAAAACCACTGGAAAGGACCGGCCTGTTCATTACAGTGAAGAGTTGGTGGGTTTGATAAGAACTTTGATTTTTCATCAAGGAAAGGCACCGGGAGGGCAACGAACGAATTGGGTTTTGCATGAGTACAGACTGGAAGGGAAATATCTGATTAATAATGGAGTTCAG AACACACACGTGCTTTGTATGATTTTTCAGAAGGATGGCCCAGGCCCAAGAAACGGTGCCCAATATGGAGCACCATTTAAGGAGCAAGATTGGAATGATGACGAGGAAAACTGTGTAGAAGCTGGCCCTTCTGTTTGTTTGTCTACCCAAACACGTGTGCTGCCTGGGAACTGTAGCAGTTCAGTTCTGGCTGTCAATTCTGCTTTGTGTGGCACGGTTTCTGAGTCATGTTTATCTGAAACCATGCAATCTGACTGTGAGAGGCTTCCAGCCACCTGCACTAATGACATTGTTTCAAAGGAGTTACCGCAAGCTTTGGGTGATGGGGATATGCTCCCAGCTGTGcttgctaatgatgatgataatattcTTTCAGTATTTGCTTCCTTTATGGAAGATGCCACTTTGATCTCAAATGAAGATAACAAAAATGAAGATGATTGGTATGATGATGAGGAAAACTGTGTAGAAGCTGGCCCTTCCGTTCGTTTGTCTACCCCAACATGTGTGCTGCCCGGTAACTGTAGCAGTTCAGTTATGGCTGTCAACTCTGCTTTGGCTGGCACGGTTTCTGAGTCATGTTTATCTGAAACTATGCGATCTGACTGTGAGAGGCTTCCAGCCGCCTGCACTAATGACATTGTTTCAAAGGAGTTACTGCAAGCATTTGGTGATGGGGATATTCTTCCAGCTGTGCttgttaatgatgatgataatgttcTTTCAGTATTTGCTTCCTTTATGGAAGATGGCACTGTGATCtcaaatgaaaatgacaaaGATAAG AATCTCAGTCATGGAGTGAACCATGAAGCTGcacattattttgatatttacaaaGACTTGGAAGATCTGGGAAACACAGCTAGCCTGAGTAAAAATGAATACAATTTCTATAATGGTCAGCAAGCTATTTTCTCTCCGGACCTTCGAATAGGTATAATCGATCTCGATCCGCCGCTGGATGCGTTTCCGGACTCCCACAATAGCATTCTTTCGCTAAAATTACTGTACAGAAGCGGGCGGTTGTATTGA
- the LOC121251702 gene encoding NAC domain-containing protein 82-like isoform X3, with translation MGKTSRLPPGFRFHPTDVELVMYYLKKKVMRKRFCSEPIAEIDIYKFAPWDLPERSSSRSGDLKWYFFCPVERKYLNGARMNRATEFGYWKTTGKDRPVHYSEELVGLIRTLIFHQGKAPGGQRTNWVLHEYRLEGKYLINNGVQNTHVLCMIFQKDGPGPRNGAQYGAPFKEQDWNDDEENCVEAGPSVCLSTLTSVLPGNCSSSVMAINSALGGTVAESCLSETMRSDSERLPATCTNNIVSKELPQALGDGDILPAVLANDGDNILSKELPQALDDGDILPAVLANDGDNILSKELPQALGDADILPTVLANDDDNVLSVFASFMEDDKNKNLSHGLNQAAHYLDMDIYKDLEDLETSFPGHLGIDMNDLELPLDAFPRLP, from the exons ATGGGGAAAACATCGCGGCTGCCTCCTGGCTTTCGATTTCATCCAACTGATGTTGAGCTAGTTATGTACTATCTAAAGAAGAAAGTAATGCGGAAAAGATTCTGCTCTGAACCCATTGCAGAGATTGATATATACAAGTTTGCCCCGTGGGATCTTCCTG AAAGGTCAAGTTCGAGAAGTGGTGATCTGAAATGGTACTTCTTTTGTCCGGTGGAGAGAAAATACTTAAATGGGGCCAGAATGAATCGTGCTACTGAATTTGGGTACTGGAAAACCACTGGAAAGGACCGGCCTGTTCATTACAGTGAAGAGTTGGTGGGTTTGATAAGAACTTTGATTTTTCATCAAGGAAAGGCACCGGGAGGGCAACGAACGAATTGGGTTTTGCATGAGTACAGACTGGAAGGGAAATATCTGATTAATAATGGAGTTCAG AACACACACGTGCTTTGTATGATTTTTCAGAAAGATGGCCCAGGCCCAAGAAACGGTGCCCAATATGGAGCACCATTTAAGGAGCAAGATTGGAATGATGATGAGGAAAACTGTGTAGAAGCTGGCCCTTCTGTTTGTTTGTCTACCTTAACATCTGTACTGCCTGGGAACTGTAGCAGTTCAGTTATGGCTATCAACTCTGCTTTGGGTGGCACAGTTGCTGAGTCATGTTTATCTGAAACCATGCGATCTGACTCTGAGAGGCTTCCAGCCACCTGCACTAATAACATTGTTTCAAAG GAGTTACCGCAAGCTTTGGGTGATGGGGATATTCTGCCAGCCGTGCTCGCTAATGATGGTGATAATATTCTTTCAAAGGAGTTACCGCAAGCTTTGGATGATGGGGATATTCTTCCAGCTGTGCTTGCTAATGATGGTGATAATATTCTTTCAAAGGAGTTACCGCAAGCTTTGGGTGATGCGGATATTCTTCCCACTGTGcttgctaatgatgatgataatgttcTTTCAGTATTTGCTTCCTTTATGGAAGATGACAAAAATAAG AATCTCAGTCATGGACTGAATCAAGCTGCTCATTATTTGGATATGGATATTTACAAAGACTTGGAAGATCTGGAAACTAGTTTTCCTGGGCACCTTGGTATAGATATGAATGATCTCGAGCTGCCGCTGGATGCTTTTCCCAGACTCCCATAA
- the LOC121251702 gene encoding NAC domain-containing protein 82-like isoform X2: protein MRKTSRLPPGFRFHPTDVELVMYYLKKKVMRKRFCSEPITEIDIYKFAPWDLPERSSSRSGDLKWYFFCPVERKYLNGARMNRATEFGYWKTTGKDRPVHYSEELVGLIKTLIFHLGKAPRGQRTNWVMHEYRLEEKYLANNGVQNTHVLCMIFQKDGPGPRNGAQYGAPFKEQDWNDDEENCVEAGPSVCLSTQTRVLPGNCSSSVLAVNSALCGTVSESCLSETMQSDCERLPATCTNDIVSKELPQALGDGDMLPAVLANDDDNILSVFASFMEDATLISNEDNKNEDDWYDDEENCVEAGPSVRLSTPTCVLPGNCSSSVMAVNSALAGTVSESCLSETMRSDCERLPAACTNDIVSKELLQAFGDGDILPAVLVNDDDNVLSVFASFMEDGTVISNENDKDKNLSHGVNHEAAHYFDIYKDLEDLGNTASLSKNEYNFYNGQQAIFSPDLRIGIIDLDPPLDAFPDSHNSILSLKLLYRSGRLY from the exons ATGCGGAAAACATCGCGGCTGCCTCCTGGCTTTCGATTTCATCCAACTGATGTTGAGCTAGTTATGTACTATCTTAAGAAGAAAGTAATGAGGAAAAGATTCTGTTCTGAACCCATTACAGAGATTGATATATACAAGTTTGCCCCGTGGGATCTTCCGG AAAGGTCAAGTTCGAGAAGTGGTGATCTGAAATGGTACTTCTTTTGTCCGGTGGAGAGAAAATACTTAAATGGGGCCAGAATGAATCGTGCTACTGAATTTGGGTACTGGAAAACCACTGGAAAGGACCGGCCTGTTCATTACAGTGAAGAGTTGGTGGGTTTGATAAAAACTTTGATTTTTCATCTAGGAAAGGCACCGAGAGGGCAACGAACGAATTGGGTTATGCACGAGTACAGACTGGAAGAGAAATATCTGGCTAATAATGGGGTTCAG AACACACACGTGCTTTGTATGATTTTTCAGAAGGATGGCCCAGGCCCAAGAAACGGTGCCCAATATGGAGCACCATTTAAGGAGCAAGATTGGAATGATGACGAGGAAAACTGTGTAGAAGCTGGCCCTTCTGTTTGTTTGTCTACCCAAACACGTGTGCTGCCTGGGAACTGTAGCAGTTCAGTTCTGGCTGTCAATTCTGCTTTGTGTGGCACGGTTTCTGAGTCATGTTTATCTGAAACCATGCAATCTGACTGTGAGAGGCTTCCAGCCACCTGCACTAATGACATTGTTTCAAAGGAGTTACCGCAAGCTTTGGGTGATGGGGATATGCTCCCAGCTGTGcttgctaatgatgatgataatattcTTTCAGTATTTGCTTCCTTTATGGAAGATGCCACTTTGATCTCAAATGAAGATAACAAAAATGAAGATGATTGGTATGATGATGAGGAAAACTGTGTAGAAGCTGGCCCTTCCGTTCGTTTGTCTACCCCAACATGTGTGCTGCCCGGTAACTGTAGCAGTTCAGTTATGGCTGTCAACTCTGCTTTGGCTGGCACGGTTTCTGAGTCATGTTTATCTGAAACTATGCGATCTGACTGTGAGAGGCTTCCAGCCGCCTGCACTAATGACATTGTTTCAAAGGAGTTACTGCAAGCATTTGGTGATGGGGATATTCTTCCAGCTGTGCttgttaatgatgatgataatgttcTTTCAGTATTTGCTTCCTTTATGGAAGATGGCACTGTGATCtcaaatgaaaatgacaaaGATAAG AATCTCAGTCATGGAGTGAACCATGAAGCTGcacattattttgatatttacaaaGACTTGGAAGATCTGGGAAACACAGCTAGCCTGAGTAAAAATGAATACAATTTCTATAATGGTCAGCAAGCTATTTTCTCTCCGGACCTTCGAATAGGTATAATCGATCTCGATCCGCCGCTGGATGCGTTTCCGGACTCCCACAATAGCATTCTTTCGCTAAAATTACTGTACAGAAGCGGGCGGTTGTATTGA